One window from the genome of Haloprofundus halobius encodes:
- a CDS encoding amidohydrolase family protein, with translation MELEGTVLVGREFEPVEGRVVVEDGTIQTVEEASTDSTSIILPAFVNAHTHIGDSIAKEAGGGLDLDELVAPPDGLKHRLLRAASQSEKISAMRRSLQYMQSGGTAACIEFREGGREGVDAIRAAAAGVDLRPVILGRETADAMEISDGFGASGARDGEFGSVRNATREAGKLFGIHAGERDPDDINPALDLEPDFLVHMVHPERLHLERVADREVPIVVCPRSNLVTNVGVPPIRDLVDRTKVALGTDNVMLNSPSMFREMEFAAKLSDVSAGEVLRMATVNGADIADLNCGLVEGGRDAKLLVLDGDSDNLTGVRDPVRAVVRRAGVSDVERVVL, from the coding sequence ATGGAACTGGAGGGAACCGTCCTCGTCGGTCGGGAGTTCGAACCGGTCGAGGGTCGGGTCGTCGTCGAAGACGGCACGATACAGACAGTCGAGGAGGCGTCGACGGACTCCACGTCGATAATCCTCCCCGCGTTCGTCAACGCACACACCCACATCGGCGACTCGATAGCGAAGGAGGCCGGTGGCGGCCTGGACCTCGACGAACTCGTCGCGCCGCCGGACGGCCTCAAACACCGTCTGCTCAGGGCGGCGAGTCAGTCCGAGAAGATTTCGGCGATGCGACGCTCGCTACAGTACATGCAGTCGGGCGGCACCGCCGCGTGCATCGAGTTCCGCGAGGGCGGCCGCGAGGGCGTCGACGCGATTCGCGCCGCCGCGGCGGGTGTCGACCTCCGGCCGGTCATCCTCGGCCGCGAGACGGCCGACGCGATGGAGATATCGGACGGCTTCGGTGCCAGCGGCGCGCGCGACGGCGAGTTCGGCAGCGTCCGCAACGCGACCCGCGAGGCCGGAAAGCTGTTCGGCATCCACGCGGGCGAACGTGACCCGGACGATATCAACCCGGCGCTCGACCTCGAACCGGATTTCCTCGTCCACATGGTCCACCCCGAACGGCTACACCTCGAACGCGTCGCCGACCGCGAGGTACCCATCGTGGTCTGTCCGCGCTCGAACCTCGTCACCAACGTGGGGGTTCCGCCCATTCGCGACTTGGTCGACCGGACGAAAGTGGCGCTCGGCACCGACAACGTGATGCTCAACAGCCCGTCGATGTTCCGCGAGATGGAGTTCGCCGCCAAGTTGTCCGACGTCTCCGCCGGCGAAGTCCTCCGCATGGCGACGGTCAACGGAGCCGACATCGCCGACCTGAACTGCGGACTCGTCGAGGGGGGCCGCGACGCGAAACTGCTCGTCCTCGACGGCGACTCCGACAACCTCACCGGTGTGCGCGACCCGGTCCGCGCCGTCGTCCGG
- a CDS encoding HD domain-containing protein: MITIKDSVHDHIEVDGVAAALLDTPSVQRLRHIKQLGTVQYVYPSANHTRFEHSLGVYHLASRALDHLSVEGTNAERVRAAALLHDVGHGPFSHNVEALTHRHTGKYHDDVDGLLAEGTVGDVLREHDLDPASVAELVRGEGKYGQLVSGELDVDRMDYLVRDAHHTGVPYGTIDHERLVRELTFVDGELVLAEGNVQTAESLLVARALMNPTVYQHPVARISKAMLRRAAERLLADTDCTAEKLRRMDDHDLLVALRNIGETTEFARRLDTRNLYKRGVWAELSDVPESVLEAPHDEIRDVEANVAETVGVDPVHVVVDVPAKPSMRESTSRVVVNGDIRRLGRQSPLVNALRTAQKNQWRLGVYAPSDVAEAVGRAAADELDLDIDGTLVNDVRAGEATTLDQFD; the protein is encoded by the coding sequence ATGATTACCATCAAGGACAGCGTCCACGACCACATCGAGGTCGACGGCGTCGCCGCGGCGCTGTTGGATACGCCGTCAGTCCAGCGCCTCCGGCACATCAAGCAACTCGGGACGGTGCAGTACGTCTACCCCTCCGCGAACCACACGCGTTTCGAGCACAGTCTCGGCGTCTACCACCTCGCCTCCCGCGCGCTCGACCATCTCAGCGTCGAGGGAACCAACGCCGAACGCGTCCGCGCCGCCGCGCTCCTGCACGACGTCGGCCACGGACCGTTCAGCCACAACGTCGAGGCGCTGACGCACCGACACACCGGCAAGTACCACGACGACGTCGACGGACTGCTCGCCGAGGGAACCGTCGGCGACGTGCTTCGCGAGCACGACCTCGACCCCGCGAGTGTCGCCGAACTCGTCCGCGGCGAGGGCAAGTACGGCCAACTGGTCTCGGGCGAGCTGGACGTCGACCGGATGGACTACCTCGTCCGCGACGCCCACCATACCGGGGTCCCCTACGGCACTATCGACCACGAGCGCCTCGTCCGCGAACTCACCTTCGTCGACGGCGAGTTGGTACTCGCGGAGGGGAACGTTCAGACCGCCGAGAGTCTGCTCGTCGCCCGCGCGCTGATGAACCCGACCGTCTACCAGCATCCGGTTGCGCGGATCTCGAAGGCGATGCTCCGCCGCGCCGCCGAGCGGCTTCTCGCCGACACCGACTGCACCGCCGAGAAACTCCGCCGGATGGACGACCACGACCTGCTCGTCGCGCTCCGAAACATCGGCGAGACCACCGAGTTCGCCCGCCGACTCGACACGCGGAACCTCTACAAGCGCGGCGTCTGGGCGGAACTCTCGGACGTGCCGGAGTCGGTCCTGGAAGCGCCCCACGACGAGATTCGAGACGTCGAAGCGAACGTCGCCGAAACGGTGGGCGTCGACCCTGTCCACGTCGTCGTCGACGTCCCCGCGAAACCGTCGATGCGGGAGTCGACGAGTCGAGTCGTCGTCAACGGCGACATCCGGCGACTGGGCCGACAGTCGCCGCTCGTCAACGCGCTCAGAACCGCCCAGAAAAACCAGTGGCGACTCGGCGTCTACGCGCCGTCCGACGTGGCGGAGGCGGTCGGCCGCGCCGCCGCCGACGAGCTCGACCTCGACATCGACGGCACGCTCGTCAACGACGTACGCGCCGGCGAGGCGACGACGCTCGATCAGTTCGACTGA
- a CDS encoding HD domain-containing protein, which produces MNAIKDSVHDYISVDPVARALLDTPELQRLRHIKQLSTVRLVYPSANHTRFEHSLGVYHLASRALDHLGVDDDQAAHVRAAALLHDIGHGPYGHQTEEVIMRRTGEHHDEISDLLASSVAGDVLREHDLDPDRVTKLVRGEGDLGQLVSGELDVDRMDYLVRDAHHSGVPYGTIDHGRLVRALRLHDGRLVLAEGNVQTAESMLLARGLMNGVVYRHHVSRIAGAMLDRASERLLDETDFGVETFRRMADHDLLVELGDSVPDLGRRIECRDLFKRAVWAGLWEVPVWVPDLDYDDVRAAERDIADAAGVDSGDVIVDVPRRPTLKESETRVVVDGTVRRLEEASELVGALRNTERAQWRLGVYAPDEHVETVADAARGVLGVQN; this is translated from the coding sequence ATGAACGCCATCAAGGACAGCGTCCACGACTACATCTCCGTGGACCCTGTCGCCCGCGCCCTCCTCGATACGCCCGAACTCCAGCGCCTCCGGCACATCAAACAGCTCTCGACCGTCCGGCTGGTCTACCCTTCCGCGAACCACACGCGCTTCGAGCACAGTCTCGGCGTCTACCACCTCGCCTCCCGCGCACTCGACCACCTCGGCGTCGACGACGACCAGGCGGCGCACGTCCGCGCCGCGGCGCTCCTCCACGATATCGGTCACGGCCCCTACGGACACCAGACCGAGGAGGTCATCATGCGCCGGACCGGTGAGCACCACGACGAAATCAGTGACCTGCTCGCCTCGTCGGTCGCGGGTGACGTTTTGCGCGAGCACGACCTCGACCCCGACCGTGTCACCAAACTCGTCCGCGGCGAGGGCGACTTGGGTCAACTCGTCTCCGGGGAGTTGGACGTCGACCGGATGGACTACCTCGTCCGCGACGCCCACCACTCGGGCGTCCCCTACGGCACCATCGACCACGGCCGTCTCGTCCGCGCGTTGCGACTGCACGACGGTCGCCTCGTCCTCGCGGAGGGGAACGTCCAGACTGCAGAGAGCATGCTCCTCGCGCGGGGGCTGATGAACGGCGTCGTCTACCGACACCACGTCTCGCGCATCGCGGGCGCGATGCTGGACCGCGCCTCCGAGCGACTGCTCGACGAGACCGACTTCGGCGTCGAGACGTTCCGCCGGATGGCCGACCACGACCTGCTCGTCGAACTCGGCGACTCGGTGCCCGACCTCGGGCGACGAATCGAATGCCGCGACCTGTTCAAGCGCGCAGTCTGGGCCGGCCTCTGGGAAGTGCCCGTCTGGGTGCCTGACCTCGACTACGACGACGTGCGCGCCGCCGAACGCGACATCGCCGACGCGGCGGGCGTCGATTCGGGCGACGTCATCGTCGACGTTCCCCGACGGCCGACGCTCAAGGAGTCGGAGACGCGCGTCGTCGTCGACGGGACGGTCCGGCGACTGGAGGAAGCCTCCGAACTCGTCGGTGCGCTCAGAAACACCGAACGCGCGCAGTGGCGACTCGGGGTGTACGCCCCTGACGAGCACGTCGAGACCGTCGCCGACGCGGCTCGTGGCGTGCTCGGCGTGCAGAACTGA
- the cofD gene encoding 2-phospho-L-lactate transferase, with the protein MVTFLAGGTGTPKLLDGLGASSFDPRETTVVGNTGDDVELGGLLVCPDLDTVLFDGGGVLDRERWWGIDGDTTETHEELHRLADAAGLDGGPRYLSDDAQTGGRRIARWRRFSGVAEFMELGDRDRAVHVTRTSLLDEGHSLTEVTRLLADAFDLDVTLLPMSDDPVASVVHTDEGPMHFQEYWVGRRADPAVRDVEFRGAADADPTDEVLTALDSPLVVGPSNPVTSIGPMLAVPGVREALESTPVIAVSPFVEDTVFSGPAADLMRGVGYEASTAGVAAAYPFADAFVLDDADGTELDRPVVRTDTRLDGPDDAARVMGAVEAALEAVS; encoded by the coding sequence ATGGTCACCTTTCTCGCCGGAGGGACGGGAACCCCGAAACTGCTCGACGGCCTCGGGGCGTCGAGTTTCGACCCGAGGGAGACGACCGTCGTCGGCAATACCGGCGACGACGTGGAACTCGGGGGGCTTCTCGTCTGTCCGGACCTCGACACGGTGCTGTTCGACGGCGGCGGCGTCCTCGACCGGGAGCGCTGGTGGGGTATCGACGGCGACACCACCGAGACCCACGAGGAACTGCACCGCCTCGCCGACGCCGCCGGACTCGACGGCGGACCGCGCTATCTCTCCGACGACGCGCAGACAGGGGGGCGAAGAATCGCCCGCTGGCGGCGCTTCTCGGGCGTCGCGGAGTTCATGGAACTCGGCGACCGGGACCGAGCGGTCCACGTGACGCGGACGAGCCTCCTCGACGAGGGTCACAGTCTCACCGAGGTCACCCGCCTGCTGGCCGACGCGTTCGACCTCGACGTGACGCTTCTCCCCATGTCGGACGACCCTGTCGCCTCCGTCGTCCACACCGACGAGGGACCGATGCACTTCCAGGAGTACTGGGTCGGCCGCCGCGCCGACCCCGCGGTCCGCGACGTGGAGTTCCGCGGGGCCGCCGACGCCGACCCGACCGACGAGGTGCTCACGGCGCTCGACTCGCCACTCGTCGTCGGTCCCTCGAACCCGGTGACGAGCATCGGGCCGATGCTCGCGGTTCCCGGCGTCCGCGAGGCGCTGGAGTCGACGCCGGTCATCGCCGTCTCGCCGTTCGTCGAGGACACGGTGTTCTCCGGTCCCGCCGCCGATCTGATGCGCGGCGTCGGCTACGAGGCCAGCACCGCGGGCGTCGCCGCGGCGTACCCGTTCGCCGACGCGTTCGTCCTCGACGACGCGGACGGGACGGAACTCGACCGGCCGGTCGTCAGGACCGACACGAGACTCGACGGACCCGACGACGCGGCCCGCGTGATGGGCGCCGTCGAGGCGGCGCTGGAGGCGGTCTCGTGA
- a CDS encoding tRNA-dihydrouridine synthase translates to MTAPDRRVERPSLRLAAASLSGESDATWAKAAAPYVDAAFLGGVALDDASREAARELVARGRTEFLPDDPLAFLDAELGTLTDVPVRPGINVRSATVSPVRAAATVCADHDAILEVNAHCRQDELRAVGCGEALLADTDRLCRYVAAAADAGATVSVKVRTEVPGVDLVETAQRVAGAGATMFHVDAMDSEHVVGEVAAAVGDDLLLVANNGVRDAESVREYFDYGADTVSVGRPSDDPRVLQRVRDAVDDRFGDDDSDETDRPEEPDESEEPNESEVPA, encoded by the coding sequence GTGACCGCCCCCGACCGGAGAGTCGAGCGACCGTCGCTGCGTCTCGCCGCCGCGAGCCTCAGCGGCGAGTCCGACGCGACGTGGGCGAAGGCGGCCGCCCCGTACGTCGATGCGGCGTTTCTCGGCGGCGTCGCACTCGACGACGCCTCTCGCGAAGCGGCGCGCGAACTCGTCGCCCGCGGGCGCACGGAGTTCCTGCCCGACGACCCGCTGGCGTTCCTCGACGCCGAACTGGGAACGCTGACCGACGTGCCCGTTCGCCCCGGCATCAACGTCCGCAGCGCGACCGTCTCGCCGGTTCGGGCGGCGGCGACCGTCTGCGCCGACCACGACGCGATACTGGAGGTGAACGCCCACTGTCGACAGGACGAACTTCGCGCCGTGGGGTGTGGTGAGGCGCTGCTGGCGGACACCGACCGCCTCTGTCGCTACGTCGCCGCGGCCGCCGACGCGGGCGCGACGGTGAGCGTGAAGGTCCGGACGGAGGTTCCGGGCGTCGATCTCGTCGAGACGGCCCAGCGGGTCGCGGGTGCGGGCGCGACGATGTTCCACGTCGACGCGATGGACTCCGAGCACGTCGTCGGCGAGGTGGCCGCGGCGGTCGGCGACGACCTCTTGCTCGTCGCCAACAACGGCGTCCGCGACGCCGAGAGCGTCCGCGAGTACTTCGACTACGGGGCGGACACCGTGAGTGTCGGCCGACCGAGCGACGACCCCCGCGTCCTGCAGCGGGTCCGCGACGCCGTCGACGATCGGTTCGGGGACGACGACTCTGACGAGACGGACAGGCCGGAGGAACCGGACGAGTCTGAGGAACCGAACGAGTCGGAGGTCCCGGCGTGA
- a CDS encoding triphosphoribosyl-dephospho-CoA synthase gives MTPAEHAELALLLEVASTPKPGNVDRRRDLENLRFEHFLAGAVGSGEGLRMAADGAPVGEAFERAVEGMSRQGGGNTQFGCLLVLVPLVKAAAENDGELTPAAVTRVVESTTVADAADFYHAFEHVDVAVDDPPADAPELDVRRGSEAVPALESRGLTLYDVMELSADRDGNAREWTGGFRRTFAAADAICDDDGPVPDRAARAFLDLLADEPDTLVTTQHGGDVAAAVSKWADDARGDEAAAERLAEALVAEGVNPGTTADITAAALFVALERGVRV, from the coding sequence GTGACGCCCGCCGAGCACGCAGAACTCGCGCTGTTGCTGGAGGTCGCGAGCACGCCGAAACCGGGCAACGTCGACCGGAGACGCGACCTCGAAAACCTGCGATTCGAACACTTCCTCGCCGGGGCCGTCGGGTCCGGAGAAGGGCTTCGGATGGCCGCCGACGGCGCACCGGTCGGCGAGGCGTTCGAGCGCGCGGTCGAGGGGATGAGCCGCCAGGGGGGCGGTAACACACAGTTCGGCTGTCTGTTGGTGCTCGTGCCGCTCGTGAAGGCGGCCGCCGAGAACGACGGCGAACTGACGCCCGCCGCGGTGACGCGCGTCGTCGAATCGACGACCGTCGCCGACGCCGCCGACTTCTACCACGCCTTCGAGCACGTCGACGTCGCGGTCGACGATCCGCCGGCGGACGCGCCGGAACTGGACGTTCGCCGCGGGTCGGAGGCGGTTCCGGCGCTCGAATCCCGCGGGCTGACGCTGTACGACGTGATGGAACTGAGCGCCGACCGCGACGGCAACGCCCGCGAGTGGACCGGCGGGTTCCGGCGGACGTTCGCCGCGGCCGACGCCATCTGCGACGACGACGGCCCGGTTCCGGACCGCGCGGCGCGGGCGTTTCTCGACCTGCTGGCCGACGAACCGGACACGCTCGTCACGACCCAGCACGGCGGAGACGTCGCCGCCGCGGTGTCGAAGTGGGCCGACGACGCCCGCGGCGACGAGGCGGCGGCGGAGCGACTCGCCGAGGCGCTGGTCGCCGAAGGCGTCAATCCGGGGACGACCGCCGACATCACTGCCGCGGCGCTGTTCGTCGCGCTCGAACGGGGGGTTCGCGTGTGA
- a CDS encoding DUF447 domain-containing protein → MTVDSNADEGWPVELRGVTESVVTTLGPNDLWNVAALGVHAPETVGGGSDEDTPATATTWGNTRTRRNFHQRGEGVVQFVTDPRTFVDAAVTIREEPNPVVDCADAWVRVAVECIDSDERAGTTVERWELFPIEAEVVETGVRTINRGFYAVVDATVAASRLDVPTYDTEPLLTRLEYFEETVEKCGGEAEQEAFERLSEETGWRERRNER, encoded by the coding sequence GTGACTGTGGACAGTAACGCGGACGAGGGGTGGCCCGTCGAACTGCGCGGCGTCACCGAGTCCGTCGTGACGACGCTCGGGCCGAACGACCTGTGGAACGTCGCTGCGCTCGGGGTGCACGCGCCCGAGACGGTCGGAGGCGGTAGTGACGAAGACACACCCGCGACCGCGACGACCTGGGGAAACACCCGGACACGACGGAACTTCCACCAGCGGGGCGAGGGCGTCGTCCAGTTCGTCACCGACCCGCGGACGTTCGTCGACGCCGCGGTGACGATACGCGAGGAGCCGAACCCAGTCGTCGACTGCGCCGACGCGTGGGTTCGCGTCGCAGTCGAGTGCATCGACAGCGACGAACGAGCGGGGACGACCGTCGAACGGTGGGAACTGTTCCCTATCGAGGCCGAGGTGGTCGAGACGGGCGTCCGAACCATCAACCGCGGGTTCTACGCCGTCGTCGACGCGACGGTCGCCGCGTCGCGGTTGGACGTACCCACCTACGACACCGAGCCCCTTCTGACGCGACTCGAGTACTTCGAGGAAACGGTCGAAAAGTGCGGCGGCGAGGCCGAACAGGAGGCGTTCGAGCGACTGAGCGAGGAGACCGGGTGGCGTGAACGACGCAATGAGCGGTGA
- a CDS encoding 30S ribosomal protein S17e has product MAIKPKYVKQMGTLLLEKYPQAFNTDFETNKENVEKLTNVDSKGVRNRIAGYVTRKKQSQAAAA; this is encoded by the coding sequence ATGGCTATCAAACCCAAGTACGTCAAGCAGATGGGAACGCTGCTGTTGGAGAAGTACCCGCAGGCGTTCAACACCGACTTCGAGACGAACAAGGAGAACGTCGAGAAACTGACCAACGTCGACTCGAAGGGCGTTCGCAACCGTATCGCCGGCTACGTCACCCGCAAGAAGCAGTCGCAGGCGGCCGCCGCGTAA
- a CDS encoding NAD(P)/FAD-dependent oxidoreductase produces MQRADVAIVGGGPGGTAAAHAAASAGATAVVMERGVPRADRDRLGPDSTDAAGILDYWVDIMGIHPDEMPDGIVLQTLDRAEFVGPNESLTLRETGIDASYDEFGYTFHRARFDDWMRQRAENAGAEYRVKVSVQDVETNLAATGDDARHRVKTKRGDDVAADFLILADGPQRTVTNRVLDRFLTDGEKASERLSSRRSNHIAYQEYRRFPEELFEEIGSAITFWWGYMPGHTAYPWVFPNDDNVCRVGLTMPIGMDIDEVEDREKYALLRDDDERIPQGKEYIRRLLDHAYGDEYDLDDFPLVEDRGKRGGTETYSISSTRPIDSPVGAGVAVVGGAMGATSAFHEGGDHVAVRTGAIAGELAASGDLSPYNDRWKEAIDDEILRNVAMADMVHDYGPDDWDWAFETARKLMGSDGALQMLEQGRRAGINAARLVGAYKKRKFKFRNGRYVQLKESEYTL; encoded by the coding sequence ATGCAGCGCGCAGACGTGGCCATCGTCGGCGGCGGTCCGGGCGGCACGGCAGCGGCGCACGCCGCCGCGTCGGCCGGAGCGACCGCCGTCGTGATGGAGAGAGGCGTCCCGCGGGCCGACCGAGACCGACTCGGACCGGACTCGACGGACGCCGCGGGTATCCTCGACTACTGGGTGGATATCATGGGCATTCACCCCGACGAGATGCCCGACGGAATCGTCCTCCAAACGCTCGACCGAGCCGAGTTCGTCGGCCCGAACGAGTCGCTGACGCTCCGGGAAACGGGTATCGACGCGTCGTACGACGAGTTCGGCTACACCTTCCACCGCGCTCGGTTCGACGACTGGATGCGCCAACGCGCCGAGAACGCGGGCGCGGAGTACCGCGTCAAAGTTTCGGTGCAGGACGTCGAGACGAACCTCGCCGCGACGGGCGACGACGCGCGACATCGAGTCAAGACGAAGCGCGGCGACGACGTCGCCGCCGACTTCCTGATTCTCGCTGATGGTCCCCAGCGAACCGTCACCAATCGCGTGCTCGACCGGTTCCTTACCGACGGCGAGAAGGCCTCGGAACGTCTCTCCTCGCGGCGGTCGAACCACATCGCCTACCAGGAGTATCGCCGCTTCCCCGAGGAACTGTTCGAGGAGATCGGGTCGGCCATCACGTTCTGGTGGGGGTACATGCCAGGCCATACCGCCTATCCGTGGGTGTTCCCGAACGACGACAACGTCTGCCGCGTCGGGTTGACGATGCCCATCGGGATGGACATCGACGAAGTGGAAGACAGAGAGAAGTACGCGCTCCTCCGCGACGACGACGAGCGCATCCCGCAGGGCAAAGAGTACATCCGACGCCTGCTCGACCACGCCTACGGCGACGAGTACGACCTCGACGACTTCCCGCTGGTGGAAGACCGCGGCAAGCGCGGCGGGACGGAGACGTACTCCATCTCCTCGACGCGACCCATCGACTCGCCGGTCGGCGCGGGCGTCGCCGTCGTCGGCGGCGCGATGGGTGCGACCTCCGCCTTCCACGAGGGCGGCGACCACGTCGCCGTCCGCACGGGCGCTATCGCGGGGGAACTCGCGGCCTCCGGCGACCTCTCTCCGTACAACGACCGCTGGAAGGAGGCGATAGACGACGAGATTCTCCGAAACGTCGCGATGGCCGACATGGTCCACGACTACGGGCCCGACGACTGGGACTGGGCGTTCGAGACGGCGCGGAAACTGATGGGCAGCGACGGAGCCCTGCAGATGCTGGAGCAAGGGAGACGCGCCGGTATCAACGCCGCTCGCCTCGTGGGCGCGTACAAGAAACGCAAATTCAAGTTCCGCAATGGCCGCTACGTTCAACTGAAAGAGTCCGAGTACACCCTCTGA
- a CDS encoding D-2-hydroxyacid dehydrogenase: MTDPDIVVLRQKIHGLSAEAYAETLRERLPDYEIARAKTPTEEREYLKTARVATGLSLDAGALDAAPNLELFACVYAGTGHLDLGVFEEHGVAVTNASGVHGPNIAEYALGAMLSFARGFDTAWRRKERTEWRSYQATEVRGSRVAVVGLGAIGEAVVDRLEPFGVETVGVRYSPEKGGPTDEIYGFDEIHEALADSDYVVVAAPLTETTDGLFDDEAFRTLPPHAVLVNVGRGPIVDTDALVSTLQTNGLRGAALDVTDPEPLPREHPLWSFDNVLITPHNAGHTPKYWERTAAILARNLERVEETGEFEGLENQA, from the coding sequence ATGACCGATCCCGACATCGTCGTGTTACGACAGAAGATACACGGCCTCTCCGCGGAGGCGTACGCCGAGACGCTGCGCGAGCGACTCCCCGACTACGAAATCGCGCGAGCGAAGACACCTACCGAAGAACGCGAGTACCTCAAGACGGCGCGCGTCGCCACCGGTCTCTCGCTCGACGCCGGGGCGCTGGACGCCGCGCCAAATCTCGAACTGTTCGCCTGCGTCTACGCCGGAACCGGACATCTGGACCTCGGTGTCTTCGAAGAACACGGCGTCGCGGTCACGAACGCCTCGGGCGTTCACGGACCGAACATCGCCGAGTACGCGCTCGGCGCGATGCTCTCGTTTGCCCGCGGCTTCGACACGGCGTGGCGGCGTAAGGAGCGCACCGAGTGGCGCTCGTACCAAGCCACCGAGGTTCGCGGAAGCCGGGTCGCCGTCGTCGGCCTCGGTGCCATCGGTGAGGCGGTCGTCGACCGCTTGGAACCGTTCGGTGTCGAGACGGTGGGCGTCCGATACTCACCCGAGAAGGGTGGTCCGACCGACGAGATCTATGGGTTCGACGAGATTCACGAGGCGCTCGCCGACAGCGATTACGTCGTCGTCGCCGCCCCGCTGACCGAGACGACCGACGGCCTCTTCGACGACGAGGCGTTCCGGACGTTGCCGCCGCACGCGGTGCTCGTCAACGTCGGTCGCGGCCCAATCGTCGACACCGATGCACTCGTCTCGACGCTCCAGACGAACGGCCTCCGCGGCGCAGCGCTGGACGTGACCGACCCCGAACCCCTGCCGCGAGAACACCCGCTGTGGTCGTTCGACAACGTGCTCATCACGCCGCACAACGCGGGCCACACGCCGAAGTACTGGGAGCGGACGGCGGCCATCCTGGCGCGGAATCTCGAACGAGTCGAGGAGACGGGGGAGTTCGAGGGATTGGAGAATCAGGCCTGA
- a CDS encoding fumarylacetoacetate hydrolase family protein encodes MRIARIQTSDGPREGEYQDGAVITENGEYVVGEDGELLAPCEPSALYCVGRNYAATLDQMEYERPEEPDFFIKPPTSILAHEEPIPYPEFTDELTYAGELVAVVDEECHDISPDEAPDYVRGYTIMNDVDALDQQGRTARKAFDGSGPLGPWIETDLDPRSLDMHTDVSGERRQEANTELMLFGPYEIVSYLSKRFTFGPGDAIAFGSPANPGTIEPGDVVEITYEGIGTLRNAVE; translated from the coding sequence ATGCGAATCGCCCGTATCCAGACCTCCGACGGCCCGCGCGAGGGCGAGTACCAGGACGGAGCAGTCATCACCGAAAATGGCGAGTACGTCGTCGGCGAAGACGGCGAACTGCTCGCGCCGTGCGAACCTTCGGCGTTGTACTGCGTCGGCCGTAACTACGCGGCGACGCTCGACCAGATGGAGTACGAGCGCCCCGAGGAACCGGACTTCTTCATCAAGCCGCCGACGTCGATACTTGCCCACGAGGAGCCGATTCCCTATCCGGAGTTCACCGACGAACTCACGTACGCGGGCGAACTCGTCGCCGTCGTCGACGAGGAGTGCCACGACATCTCTCCCGACGAGGCCCCCGACTACGTCCGCGGCTACACCATCATGAACGACGTTGACGCCCTCGACCAGCAGGGCCGAACCGCGCGAAAAGCGTTCGACGGCTCCGGTCCGCTCGGGCCGTGGATAGAGACCGACCTCGACCCCCGAAGCCTCGACATGCACACCGACGTGAGCGGCGAGCGCCGTCAAGAGGCGAACACCGAACTGATGCTGTTCGGCCCGTACGAAATCGTCTCCTACCTCTCGAAGCGATTCACGTTCGGACCGGGCGACGCCATCGCGTTCGGCAGTCCGGCGAACCCCGGGACCATCGAACCCGGCGACGTGGTCGAAATTACCTACGAGGGAATCGGGACGTTGCGGAACGCGGTCGAGTAG